The Blastopirellula sediminis sequence ACAGCAATGATCCGCCGCGGCGTCCGGCGAGGATCAAGATCTCGTCATAGCCGTCGCCGTCCAGGTCGCCGGTGGTAGTAGTGATTCCGCCGCGACCGTAGGCGGCGTCGACCTGAACCACGCCAAGTAGCGCGCCGGCTCCGCTGAAGATCGAGACGCCGGGATTACGACCGGTCCCTGTCGAAACGATAATCTCGTCCGTGAGGTCGCCGTTCAGGTCGCCGGTGCTGACGCGAACGCCGCCGCTGGCGTTCGGATCGAATCCGCTGTCGAACGAACGGACCTTCTCAAAGTGATCGTCGACCCACTTCCAAATGGTGACCGCCTGACTGCCGCGTTCCATCGAGGTCGCAATTTCGACCATGCCGTCGCCGTCGAAGTCGCCGGCCGAGACGTAGACGCCGTAGGTATTCGACGGATCGCCGATGGTTTGCGAGATCGACATCGGTTCGCCATTGACGCCGTTGAAGACCTGAATCCGCGGAGCGAGATTGGCGCCGGAGACGGCGATGATTTCATCCAGGCCGTCGCAGTTCAGATCGGCCGTCGTCGTGCGAACGCCGCCGACCACGTGGTTCTTATTCGCTTCGATGATAATCGCCGACAGGAAACTGCTGATATCGATGACGTTGACCGAACCGTCGCGGTTGGCGTCGAGCCGCGGATCGTACTGCCCGGGTTGCTCGTCGAGATGATCGAGGAGGATCTGCAGATCCTTCGGCGAGACCATCCCGTCATTGTTGACGTCCAACCGCTCGAGCGACGCCGGCATCGCCCCCGGCTGGAAGACCGGATAGTCGAAGATGCTGAAGGCTTCGAGCGGCTCCGAGGAGAAGTTGGTGACGACGTCGGAATACTTCGTCAGCGTGGTAGGCGAAATGACGTCAATCAACGGTAGCGAATTGAAGCCGGCGTCGTCCGAAACGGTAAGCTTGTCGAGCAGATTGAACCGTTCAATGCTTTCGAATTGGACTTCTTTATGGGGCGCGTCGAACGTCCAGACCCCTTTGGTCTGACGACCGTTGACGATTTCGGTGAAGGTGATCTTGGGGCCGGTCACAGGGTTCAGATCGACCGGGGGAAGGGGAGCGAGATCTAGCTCCAGGAAGTCGCCGCCGCCGGGAGGACAATCCTCCACGCCCGGTTCGTTCCCATCGACGTAGAAGACCGTGAACTCGCTTGGCCGGACCGAGAAGCGATTGACTCCGTCGGTACCGTCGAGCCGGACGAATTCCATGGTCTCGTCAAAGTAAACGCCGGCGAACGTCCGATCGGGAGCGAAGTTCGTTTGCAGCCAAGTGACCGAATGGGGCTCCAAGCGATAGTCAAACCGCTCTTCGCCGTTGTCTCCCCCTTGGTCGTCGAGATAGATGCGGTCGCGTTGGTCGGGCTGGCCGTTGTCGTCGGCGCCGCCATGAATCGTCACTTTTCCTTGGTAGTTGTCGAGATCGCCGCTATGGAAGTTGAAGAAATCGTCGTCTCCTTCGCCGTTCAGAATCATCGCGAACGAAGTCGCCTTGACGTCGAACTTATCGACCTTGGAGCCGCCGGTAAGTTCTTCAAAGTTGGAGAAAACAAGCGTTCGCGATTTCGCCTGGTAGGTAAAGCTGGGCGTTTGGGAATCGATCGTCCAAAGAGCCGTCGCGTCGATGCCGGTCAACTTGTCGGTGGTGGCGCTCGTGCTGCCGGCGATGGCGTTGATGTTCGCAAATCCCATTCCGATCGTTCCGCCGACGGTAGTTCCATCGAAGCCGTCAACGGAGCCGATGTCTGAGAGCCGAACGTCTTGTGCTCCGAGCGCGGTGAAGTCTAGGATGTCGGCGCCTGCTAGGCCTTCTATCTTTCCAGATAAGGAGCCGTTCGTTAGGAACTCAAACGTGTCGACCTTGGTTCCGCCAGTTAGATTCTCCACTTGCTCGAAGTTGAGCCCGCGTACTTGTCCTTGGTTCTTCTGCGAGATTTGCCAATCGGTAGCGGCATTTGGACCAACGATCTCATCGGTTCCTGCACCGCCAATAAATGCCATCACTGGAGATGGGTCAAGGCTCACTAGGCGTAGCGTATCTTCTTTAGATCCGCCGTAAAGAGTCTCGAAGTTGCTGAACTCGAGAGTTCGACCAAGCGAAGAGTAAGAGTTGTTGACGATTGTCCAAGTTGCGACTTGATTAATTCCACGGATGGAATCAGTGCCGGAACTGCTTCCGATTAATTCGTCGATGTTGAGGAATGTGCCTGCGTTGGCAGTAAAATTAAAGCCATCGACGGAACCGATGTTAGTGAGCACAACGGTCTGTCCATTCAAATTGCGTAAATCGGCCGTGTCCTTTCCTGAACCGCCGTTAAATTCGACCGCTGCACCATTGGAAAGTACAATTCTGTCATCGTCTTCGTCGCCAAACGCCTTTACCGGCACGCCAACATCGTCAGTCACGAAAATGGAGTCATTTCCCTCCTGAGCGTATATGATTACGTCGCCATTTGGAGAGTAGTTGCCCTCAAAGTTTCCATTAATGGTCACGTCGATCCCACCCATCCCGCCCGGTTCTATCAGAATAACGTCGTTTGACGTCGTCCCACCGATTTGGAGGTCGAAAATGCTAGGATTATTGGGACGCGGAATCAGCGCGACGGCGCGGATTTCAATAGTGCTTGATTTGCTGTTGGCGCCATTGTCGTCATCGCGGACAGTCGCGGTTAAAGTATACGTCCCGTTCGCTTTGTATTTGTGAAATGGCGCTATGTTGAGACCCGCGATATCATTCGTTGGAGCGAACGGAAGCACCGTGCCGTCGCCAAAATCCCACCTGACCTCATGCGTGTCGAGATAGCCGGGGTCGGTGAAGTTGGTGGAAACTCGAATCTGGTGACCACGCACTCCAATAGGTGGATTCGTAACTGCGGTTACCGTCGGGGCGACATTATTGCTAGTGATCGTAAAATCTTGGAAACTTGACTTGCCGGTGCTGTCCGTCGCCCGAAAACGGAGCGTTACCGAACCATTGTCGCCAAGGGATAGACTAGCTGTCGGAGACGTTGCGTTGGCAATGTTACTGGTGGTTAGCGCTGCCAGATCTCCTGTGCTTGACCGCACGCTCCACTGGTAAGTTATCGTCTCGCCTGGATTGGGATCGTATGTGCCGCTTCCATCCAAGATCAGGGTCGTTCCCTCATCTACTGTGGTGCCAGGCTGGATGTTTACGCCAAGAATCGGTGGCTGCGGAATCAAGCCATCAATGATGCGATTAAGCTCGGCAACTATTAAATCGTCATTGGGAAAGACGCCGTGCTGCAGATTGTTCGACCGACTCGTTGTGTAAGGCAGGTCTGGCAACGGGGGCGTTACTAGAATTACTTCGCAGTCGCCGAAGAGCGTATCGAACGCGCTGCAACCATGAAATCGCGTATCGCCGTCCGCTTCCCTTGAGATGCTTTGTTCCTTCTGGTCCTGAATTCCAAAATCTTGCTGTATGTCTCCGTCATTCGCAAAGCTGCGATTGTCGGAAGAGCCGACGTCGAATGGAAACGGGCCGTTGGTCTGCCATCGATTGTAGAAGTATTTGACATTTGACGTGACCGCACCGCGATCCGGCTGCGCTCGAAATCCTCCTGTTCCGACGCGGTCTAACGTAACTAATAGATCGATTTCGCGCTTGCCGTCTAGGTCCTGCGCGACTTGCAGTACGGAGTCAGCGCCAAAGCTGTGTCCGATTAGGATTATGACGTCATCGTCGTCGTAATCCGTTTCGAGTTTATCAGCGAGCGCATCAATAAACTGATCGTCAGTGGGTGGATCGGCAACTGCCAGGAGTCCGGCGATTATAGTGGTAGCTACGCCTCCTGTCAGATACGATGCGACTGCAGCAAGCAACGCGGTCCCGTCTCCAGGGTTACCGCTCTCTGTGGTCGGATCAGGGCTATTCCAGTTCGTCTCAAAAATATCGAGATTGAATGCACTGGTCGTTGAGGAAAGTTCATTCTGTCGGTCAATCAAGTGGTTCCACGTTCCAACTGGGATGGCTTCGCCACCGTATCCATTTACAAAGAATGCTGCGACGGTTCCGGCCAACATCCGGCGATCTTCCAACAGTTCAACATTCTTTGTTTTCTTCGAAATTGCAGCGGCTCGGTCTTTTTTCGATTTCTTAGTTCGATTTTGGCGGTGCGGAGTCATCAGATGCTGGACCTTGTATGCCGGGTGGAGAGGCAGAGAGAGCCGCGGGAGAATCCAATAGTTGGGTGTTGGTCTAAGGGAGAGGCGACGCTGGAATTAAAAACCCAGCCCATCGCTCACCTAGGTGATC is a genomic window containing:
- a CDS encoding dockerin type I domain-containing protein: MAFIGGAGTDEIVGPNAATDWQISQKNQGQVRGLNFEQVENLTGGTKVDTFEFLTNGSLSGKIEGLAGADILDFTALGAQDVRLSDIGSVDGFDGTTVGGTIGMGFANINAIAGSTSATTDKLTGIDATALWTIDSQTPSFTYQAKSRTLVFSNFEELTGGSKVDKFDVKATSFAMILNGEGDDDFFNFHSGDLDNYQGKVTIHGGADDNGQPDQRDRIYLDDQGGDNGEERFDYRLEPHSVTWLQTNFAPDRTFAGVYFDETMEFVRLDGTDGVNRFSVRPSEFTVFYVDGNEPGVEDCPPGGGDFLELDLAPLPPVDLNPVTGPKITFTEIVNGRQTKGVWTFDAPHKEVQFESIERFNLLDKLTVSDDAGFNSLPLIDVISPTTLTKYSDVVTNFSSEPLEAFSIFDYPVFQPGAMPASLERLDVNNDGMVSPKDLQILLDHLDEQPGQYDPRLDANRDGSVNVIDISSFLSAIIIEANKNHVVGGVRTTTADLNCDGLDEIIAVSGANLAPRIQVFNGVNGEPMSISQTIGDPSNTYGVYVSAGDFDGDGMVEIATSMERGSQAVTIWKWVDDHFEKVRSFDSGFDPNASGGVRVSTGDLNGDLTDEIIVSTGTGRNPGVSIFSGAGALLGVVQVDAAYGRGGITTTTGDLDGDGYDEILILAGRRGGSLLSYVPGSANIPANSTAILLGALYTGDDALSPLSGVTKDADGDGDDELFIGQLSDGRSSIVRKLEWNDAIDQFFDDGFFETDDEWTGDFLG